A stretch of Lentimicrobiaceae bacterium DNA encodes these proteins:
- a CDS encoding alpha-galactosidase, translating to MVSVFLITETNGQQQNVNTSLLLKESGLKINFEVYNEKYLRLRNMLPETYVFGEKSFPITNQTGYEVSMYCSGEENRTIHFGDPGMRLIFIGKEEKKLQNGKQIILIQRDPVKNLRVESFYEFNNASPVVRRYTKVVNEGKEDVGIEYLSSAVLYNYNEIPEELDNEIKVHFAYNNWSQEAQWKSYKPSELGWNYNGSVYRGTVSFSSIGSMSTHKYLPMGMIENTRNGLIWFWQIEHNGSWHWEMSEAADKSTYLYLGGPDEQNGHAWKLLKPGESYQTVPVALGCVKGGFNEAIAALTQYRRSVVVRPHQDNQKCPVIFNDYMNCLWAKPTTEKEMPLIETASKLKIDYFVIDAGWYAELNETWWDGVGLWQPSKTRFQGGLKKLLDDIKSKGMIPGLWLEIEVAGINSPLKSKPDNWFLMRHGKRVIDGGRYLLDFRNPEVIAHANEVIDRLIKDFGIGYFKIDYNSKELIGTETNASSAGQGMLEHNRAVIQWYKSVLDKYPDLIIEACASGGNRMDYAMLSQTQIVSSSDQQDYRKYPAILVGALAAVLPEQLGIWSYPLPNGNAKEASFNMVNGMLCRLYQSGLISKLPVESYKQVKKGIELYKSTLAPFIPRSVPFFPLGMPSMSDIYKPIAVGLQQNNKAFIAVWRLKGNQKISVPLPERADRVNLIYPDDLGIKVTKKGSSLQVVFPDEYMACIVEIEFKQD from the coding sequence ATGGTTTCAGTTTTTTTAATAACAGAAACGAATGGGCAGCAACAGAATGTTAACACTTCCCTTTTGTTGAAGGAGAGTGGGTTGAAAATAAACTTTGAGGTATATAATGAAAAGTATTTGCGTTTGCGAAATATGCTTCCGGAAACTTACGTCTTCGGTGAGAAATCATTTCCAATAACAAATCAAACGGGATATGAGGTTTCTATGTATTGTTCAGGAGAGGAAAATCGAACCATTCATTTCGGAGACCCCGGTATGCGGCTGATATTCATCGGGAAAGAGGAAAAAAAATTGCAAAACGGAAAGCAAATCATCCTGATCCAGAGAGATCCTGTAAAAAACCTTCGCGTAGAATCTTTTTATGAGTTTAATAATGCTTCGCCGGTGGTTAGGAGATATACCAAAGTGGTAAATGAAGGTAAGGAGGATGTTGGAATAGAATACTTAAGTTCTGCCGTGTTATACAATTATAATGAAATTCCGGAGGAATTGGATAATGAAATAAAAGTTCATTTTGCTTATAATAACTGGAGCCAGGAAGCGCAATGGAAAAGCTATAAACCATCTGAACTGGGTTGGAACTACAACGGTAGCGTATATCGGGGTACTGTCTCTTTTAGTAGTATAGGTTCCATGTCAACCCATAAATACCTACCCATGGGGATGATTGAAAATACCCGAAACGGTTTAATCTGGTTTTGGCAAATAGAGCATAACGGATCGTGGCACTGGGAGATGTCAGAAGCCGCAGACAAAAGCACTTATCTTTACCTTGGCGGGCCGGATGAGCAAAATGGGCATGCATGGAAACTTTTGAAACCCGGTGAGTCTTACCAAACGGTACCCGTAGCTTTGGGTTGTGTAAAGGGAGGGTTTAATGAAGCCATAGCTGCTCTTACACAATATCGCCGTTCAGTTGTTGTCAGACCCCACCAGGATAACCAAAAATGCCCTGTCATTTTTAATGATTATATGAACTGTTTGTGGGCAAAACCAACAACGGAAAAAGAGATGCCACTGATTGAAACGGCATCAAAACTAAAAATTGACTATTTTGTGATTGACGCGGGTTGGTACGCGGAGCTCAATGAAACCTGGTGGGACGGTGTAGGATTGTGGCAACCTTCAAAAACCCGCTTCCAGGGCGGATTGAAAAAACTTTTGGATGATATAAAAAGCAAAGGAATGATACCCGGCCTTTGGCTGGAGATTGAAGTTGCGGGCATCAATTCACCTTTAAAAAGTAAACCGGACAATTGGTTTTTAATGAGACACGGTAAACGTGTAATTGATGGCGGCCGTTACCTTTTGGATTTTCGTAATCCTGAAGTTATAGCGCATGCCAATGAAGTTATTGATCGTCTGATTAAAGATTTTGGTATTGGATACTTCAAAATTGATTATAATTCAAAGGAGTTAATTGGAACAGAAACGAATGCAAGTAGTGCCGGCCAAGGCATGCTCGAGCATAACCGGGCTGTTATTCAATGGTATAAAAGTGTTCTTGACAAATATCCCGATTTGATAATAGAAGCTTGTGCCAGTGGAGGCAACAGAATGGATTATGCTATGTTATCACAGACTCAGATCGTATCCTCTTCTGATCAGCAGGATTACAGGAAATACCCGGCTATTCTGGTAGGAGCACTTGCTGCGGTTCTTCCGGAACAACTGGGAATATGGTCCTATCCTCTTCCAAATGGAAATGCAAAGGAAGCTTCTTTCAACATGGTAAATGGAATGTTATGCCGCTTGTACCAAAGTGGCTTAATATCAAAACTGCCTGTTGAAAGTTACAAGCAAGTGAAAAAAGGAATTGAGCTATATAAATCTACATTGGCACCTTTCATTCCCAGGTCTGTTCCCTTCTTCCCTTTAGGAATGCCATCCATGTCAGATATCTATAAGCCGATAGCAGTAGGATTACAGCAGAATAATAAAGCGTTTATTGCTGTATGGCGTCTAAAAGGAAACCAAAAAATTTCTGTACCATTACCTGAAAGGGCCGATAGAGTAAATCTTATTTATCCGGATGACCTTGGCATAAAAGTAACTAAAAAAGGAAGTTCTTTACAGGTCGTCTTCCCAGATGAATATATGGCTTGTATTGTAGAAATTGAGTTTAAACAAGATTAA
- a CDS encoding transposase encodes MESTKKKLNSQSKIVKASFSGSNITKYSGLNTVAKYMNRQSIVKGLGKTFPTVWHNATKFGVNQILMAITLSPISGISRICRIATFSGDGLVKVLLKLDKAINENAISATLKTLGQSGARKLQMLLLSKNAQWLHESRLESITLDAGSTVKSVCGNQEGAAKGFNTTKKRAKSYHPLLVFASEMKLLYHTWFRTGSAHTSNGIVDFLKEVKASLPKNIVKVFFRADSGFFSGGLFDSLESFCWDYLVKVKLKNLEKLLQSQTWLEIKGKKDVATCEFSYTAKGCAKVKINLKNRNTAVLLIGLLQCLPK; translated from the coding sequence ATGGAAAGTACAAAGAAAAAATTGAACAGCCAATCAAAAATCGTTAAAGCCTCATTTTCAGGCAGTAACATTACAAAGTATTCAGGACTAAATACAGTGGCTAAATATATGAACCGTCAAAGCATTGTAAAAGGCTTAGGTAAAACGTTTCCCACAGTGTGGCACAACGCAACAAAGTTTGGTGTCAACCAGATTTTGATGGCAATCACGTTGTCCCCGATCAGTGGAATAAGCCGGATTTGCAGGATAGCTACATTTAGTGGGGATGGTTTGGTAAAAGTATTATTGAAATTGGATAAGGCAATAAACGAGAACGCTATATCTGCAACCTTGAAGACCCTGGGGCAAAGCGGTGCACGAAAACTTCAAATGTTGTTGCTATCAAAAAACGCCCAATGGTTGCATGAAAGCAGACTTGAAAGTATCACACTTGATGCCGGTTCAACTGTTAAATCAGTCTGTGGCAACCAGGAAGGGGCAGCGAAAGGATTTAACACAACAAAAAAAAGGGCAAAAAGCTACCATCCGCTTCTGGTTTTTGCAAGTGAGATGAAACTGCTTTATCATACATGGTTCAGAACAGGTTCAGCCCATACTTCCAATGGGATTGTTGATTTCCTTAAAGAAGTCAAAGCCAGCTTACCAAAAAACATAGTAAAAGTATTTTTTCGTGCTGATAGCGGGTTCTTCTCAGGAGGACTCTTCGACTCGTTGGAATCTTTTTGCTGGGATTATCTGGTGAAGGTAAAATTAAAAAACCTGGAGAAATTACTTCAGTCACAAACATGGTTAGAGATCAAAGGCAAAAAAGATGTTGCGACATGCGAGTTCAGTTATACGGCAAAGGGATGCGCCAAAGTAAAAATAAATTTAAAAAACAGGAACACCGCAGTTTTATTGATTGGTTTATTGCAGTGCCTGCCAAAATAA
- a CDS encoding IS110 family transposase: MASEVYFEQVVAKGCGLDVHKDTVVATVSGTAIKTETRTYSTFTCSLTELREWLLSLGITHVSMESTGVYWKPVFNILEGYGMTILIVNARHIKYVPGHKTDKKDSAWICKLLLAGLLKVSFVPPAEIRNLRDRTRYRRKLEGAITAEKNRMIRILEDANIKLSTVLSKVHGTSGTKIINAMLAGETNPEVLVKLCHWRVKTDREEIKLALEGKLTDHHKFMLRMIKKDIDQTEALINDLDKEIANQLQPYAEELSLIKQIPGVGEQTAGALIAEIGVNMEAFPDEKHLASWAGMSPGNNESAGKKKVAGPRMATKA, from the coding sequence ATGGCATCAGAAGTTTACTTTGAGCAAGTCGTAGCCAAGGGTTGCGGACTTGACGTACACAAGGATACGGTTGTAGCGACCGTTTCCGGGACAGCAATAAAGACAGAAACGCGAACGTATTCCACGTTCACATGTTCTTTGACAGAATTGAGAGAATGGTTATTATCCTTGGGCATAACGCATGTCTCAATGGAGAGCACAGGAGTTTACTGGAAACCTGTTTTTAACATCCTGGAGGGGTATGGCATGACTATCCTGATCGTCAATGCCCGCCACATCAAGTATGTTCCAGGACACAAGACTGACAAAAAGGATAGCGCATGGATATGCAAGCTACTTTTGGCAGGATTGCTCAAGGTGAGCTTTGTTCCTCCGGCTGAGATACGTAACCTGCGTGACAGGACCCGATACAGGCGCAAGCTGGAAGGTGCAATTACTGCAGAGAAGAACCGTATGATACGGATACTTGAAGATGCAAATATCAAGCTATCCACGGTACTCTCTAAAGTGCACGGCACAAGCGGCACAAAGATCATCAATGCCATGCTGGCTGGAGAAACCAATCCAGAGGTGTTGGTAAAGCTATGCCACTGGCGTGTAAAAACCGATAGGGAGGAAATCAAGCTTGCCTTGGAGGGTAAGCTAACCGACCACCATAAGTTCATGCTTCGGATGATAAAAAAAGACATCGATCAGACGGAGGCACTTATCAACGACCTGGATAAAGAAATAGCGAATCAGCTGCAGCCATATGCCGAGGAGTTGAGCCTGATAAAACAGATTCCAGGTGTTGGTGAGCAAACCGCTGGGGCACTTATTGCAGAGATAGGGGTGAACATGGAAGCATTTCCAGATGAGAAGCATCTCGCTTCATGGGCAGGTATGAGCCCCGGCAACAATGAGAGCGCGGGTAAAAAAAAAGTGGCAGGACCACGCATGGCAACAAAAGCGTAA